In the bacterium genome, GCCTCGATGAAGGCGCCCGGCAGCCGGCGCTCGAGCTTGGCGCCGCCAGCGATCAGGCCCACGGTCGCGTGGTTCTTGCGGACCGAGTTGTTCGCCCCGCCCGAGACGTTGAAGCCGCCGATCGAGACCGGTCCCTGGGCCACGGCGTAGACCAGGCCGTCGGCCCCCTTCAGCGGGCTCATGATCAGCATGCCGCCCTCGAGGCTCGAGCAGTCGCCCAGCGAGCTGACGGTGGCGTCGATGCGGCTGCCCGGCGCGACGCCGGGTTCCGCCTGGGCGGTGATCAGCACCGCCGCGACGTTCTTCAGCTTGACCATCGCCGGGTCGACCGTGACGTCCAGGCGCTCCAGCAGCGAGGTCAGCGAGTTCACGGTGAAGGCGGCGCTCTGGCCGTCGCCGGTGCCGGTCAGGCCCACGACCAGGCCGTAGCCCAGCAGCGGCTCGCGGTCGGTGCCCGCGACCGTCGCCAGGTCCTTGATGCGCGAGGCCGCCGCCGGCGCCGCCGACAGCAGGGCCGCCGCCAGCAGGGCGAGCCGGGTGGGGCTGGTGATGCGTCGCAGGTTCATCGACCCTCCTAGAAGAGCCAGTTGACGAGTTTGGTGATCACGCCCGGCTCGCTGCTCGCGTTGACCGGCCCGGTCCCGTTGTAGGCGATCCGGGCGTCGGCGATGTACGTCGAGTAGATCGTGTTGTCGGGCTGGATGTCGCGCGCGCGGCAGCTGCCGCTGATCTCGATGAGCTGGCGCTCGCCGTTGATGTCGACCATCCGCGTGCCCGCGAGCTGGTAGTCGCCGTTGTGCAGGACCTCCACGATGCGCACGGTGATCTCGGCCTGCAGGTTGCCGGTGCGCTGGGTCCGCCCATCGCCGGTGAACTTGTTCTCGGTGTTCAGGCCCCAGTCGGTCAGCACGTCCAGGAAGCCCAGGCCCGGGCCGCCGCTGACCTCCGACTTGTTGTTGGCGTCGGTCTTGGCCGTGGCGTTGGCCGACGACTCCTCGACGATCAGGATCGTGACGATGTCGCCCACGCGGCACGCCTTGGCGTTGCTGACCAGGGAGCGCCCCGACTCGAGGTCGATCAGCGGTCCGGAGGCGCGCGACGTCGCCGCCGCCATCGCCCCGAGGGCCAGCGCCATGAAAAGGATGCGGAACCTTGTGCTCACCATCATGCCCCTCACCTGTTCCAGGCCACCCGGCCCGGCCCCTCGACGCGGGCCCGGACCAGCCGGCCGTCCAGTTCGTTGCGGACGGAGATCTGCTCCCCGCCGGCGCCGTCCTCGCGGGCGACCGCCATGGTCGTCACCGAGACGCCGCCCCTGTCCAACACCAGTTCCACCCGCTGCCCGGCGGTGATCAGCGGCGTGCGCCGCACCGCGGCCTGCCGCAGGATCGCGCCCGCCGCCACCGGCGCGACGCAGGTCATCCCGGCCGCCGCCGCCCGGCCGACGAGCTCGCCGCCGCGCAGCCCCGCCAGGTCGCACCATTCCCAGGCCACCCGGTCGCCGTCCGGGATCTGGCCCGGCTGCAGGTCGACCCGCGCGCGCGCGATCTCGCCGTGGAGGTGGCAGATCACCGTCGCGGTGAAGCGCGCCGCGCCGCGGCCGGCGTCGAGCCGCACGCGCACGAGGTTGCGCCCGGCCAGCAGCGGCCGCGGCTCGATCAGGGCCAGGCTCCACTCCCCGTCCAGCGCCGGCGACGGCAGGTCGCCCGCGATCTCCAGCGTCGTCGGCGGGCCGCCGGGCGCCGCCGGGGGCAGCCAGGAAGCCAGCGCCCCGCGCAGCGCGGACTCGATCCGCGCGGGTTCCAGGCGCGTCGCCGCGAAGGTCACGATGCAATGCTCGGGCCCGCGGCAGACGACGCCGGTCGCCAGGCGTTCGGTCACCAGCCGGCGCAGCACGGCGCCGCGGTCCACCGTCAGCGTCCCGCCCGGCGCGACGTCCGCGGCCAGCACCAGGGCGGCCGCGTCGGCCGGCAGCTCGCCCGTCGCGACGTCGCCGAGCCGCACGACCGCGCCGTCGGTGCTCCAAACCTCCCGCAGCTCGAGCACCCAGGCGCGCGCCGTCGGCGGCGCCGCCAGGGCGACGAGCAGCAGCAGGATGGGCGCGCGGGCGCTTCGCTTCACGTCGCTACCTCTTGAGCTGGTTGACCGTCTGCATCATGTCGTCGGCCACGGTGATCGTCTTGCTGTTGAGCTCGTAGGCGCGCTGCGCCGTGATCATCTTGACCAGTTCCTCGACCGTCTCGACGTTGCTCATCTCCAGGAACCCCGAGGCGATCTCGCCCAGGCCGTCTTGGCCGGCCTGGCTCACCAGCGGCTGGCCGCTGTTGGGCGACGGCAGCAGGACGTTGCCGCCGCGGTTGGTCAGGCCCGCCGGGTTGGCGAACTTCGCCAGCTCGATCTGGGCCACGTCCTGGACCGTGGACGAGTCCCCGGCCAGCAGCACCGAGACCGTGCCGTCGCGCGCGATGCTGATGTCGGTGGCGTCCAGGGGGATCTGGATGGGCGGCTCGATCCGGTAGCCGGCCGCCGTGACCAGGTTGCGGTCCGCGTCGAGCTTGAAGGAACCGTCGCGGGTGTAGCCGACCGTGCCGTCGGGCAGGCTCACCTTGAAGAAGCCGTCGCCCTCGATCATCATGTCGAGCGGGTTCTCGGTCTGGGTGATCAGCCCCTGCGAGTAGACGCGGTTGGTGCCGACCAGCTTGACGCCGTGGCCGACCTCCACGCGCGTGGGGCTGGCGTCGCCGCTGCCGCGGCCGGTGGGCACGATCTGCTCGTAGAGCAGGTCCTGGAACTCGGCGTGGCTCTTCTTGTAGCCGGCCGTGTTCACGTTGGCCAGGTTGTTGGAGATCGTGTCGATATTCGTCTGCTGGGCCTTCATGCCCGACGCGGCGCTCGTCATCGCTCGCAGCATGGCTGCCTCCTCGGTTACGCGGTGCGGCTCAACTGGTTCACGGCCTTGTCCAGTGTGCGGTCGGACTCCTGCAGGACCTTGGCGTCCATCTCGAAGGCGCGCTGGGCGGCGATCATCGCCACCATGGTGTCGATGGGGTTGGCGTTGCTCTCTTCGAGCATGCCCTGCACCAGGCGCACCTTGTCGGCGGCCAGCGGTTTCGCCGTCACACCCGCGGGCGCCGCGAGCAGCGAACCGCCCACGTGGTGCAGGCGTCCGGGATCGTCGAAGGCGACCACCGACAGGCGGCCGACCTCCACCCCGCCCACGCGCACGCCGCCGTCGGCGCCCACGGAGAGCTCGCCTTCGGGGATCTCCAGCGGGCCGCCCTCGCCCTGCACGAGCGCGCCGTCCGGCGTGGAGAGTCGCCGCTGCGCGTCGAGCGCGAACGCGCCGTTGCGCGTGAAGTACTCCTGCCCGTCGCGGACGACGCGGAACAGGCCCTCGTCCTGGAAGGCGAGGTCGGTGGGGCGCCCCGTTTCGCGCAGGGTGCCCTGGGACATGTCCACCGGCGCGCGCACGTCCAGGACCAGGTCCCGGATCGAGCGACCGCGCCCCGCAGCCGCGGCCGGCGCGGCGCCTTCGGCTGCTGCGGCGGCGTCCGGCATCGCGGCGTCCGTCGTCGCGGCCCCGCCGTCCGACTCCTGGCGCATCTGCTCCACGATCTGCGTCAGCACCTGCTTGAAGCCGGTGGCGTTCACGTTGGCCAGGTTGTTCGCCAGCACGTTCGTGCGCGTCAACTGGATGTTCATGGCGGTCTCGGCCGACCGCAGTCCTTTCAGCACGGCTCCTCCTGCGGGCCCGGGGACACGTTGCCTCGGGGAACGACCGCAAGGGCCGTGCCACGGCCAAGCGCCGCCGGCGGCGGTAGGATGGCGGTTCCGCTGGGGAATGATGAGCGAGGGATGGTCGAGGGATGGTCAGGGGCGGTCAGAAGCCGTCCGGCGTAGAACGGCGCGATCCCCGTCGGGGACCGCGCCGGGCGGGTCGGTCAGCGGAACGGTCAGCCGACGGCCAGCAGCATGTTGATGTGCTGCTGGAGGTGGTGCAGGCCGGGTTCGTCGATCTGAGTGAAGAAGACCGCGACCTCGTAGGGAGCGGCGTCCGAGCCCACGGATTCCGGCAGCACGCGCACGACGATGCCCTCGCAGTGGGCGATGCCGGTCGCCTCGGGGCGCTGCGGATCCACGGGCAGGTCCAGGACCATGTTGAGCTTGGTCATGGGCTCGATGTAGTGGTCGGAGCGGAAGTAGACTCCCGAAGAGCTGATGTTCAGCGTCTCCATGCGCGCCGGCACGTGGCTGCCGTCGCCGCGCGGGATGCTGACCTCGAGGTTGAGCTTCGCGTCAACCCGCTGGCCCTTGCGACGGTTCTGCTGCGCGTCTGACATGAGGGCTCTCCTTCGTTCCGGCTCCCCTGGGGAGGCCGTCCCCGGCCTGCGCCCGTCAAGGCGCTCCGTGCCGGTCCCGTTGCCAGTTCCGGACTATTGCCAGTTCCGTACCAGAGCGAGGCCAAGCGAAACCGGCACTCCGAAAAGTGCCGGCCGCTGGCTACTTCTTCTTGTGCCGGTTCTTGCGCAGGCGCTTCTTGCGCTTGTGCGTCGCAATCTTCTTGCGCTTGCGCTTCCGTCCGTTCGGCATGCTACCGCCTTTCCGCTACGAATGACAGCCGACGCTGCCCATGACAACAGGGTCGGACCGCCGCCGTGGCGGACCTGACCGATCCGATGTCCCGCACCCGAGGGGCTGGGAATATAGCAGGGATCCCGCTGACAATCAAATGCCCGCGCCAAGATTATTCGTCCCCGGTCCCGCCGTTCAGACGTGATTTCAACTCGTTGGACGCTTTGAAATAGGGAACCTGCTTCGGCGGCACGGCCACCGCATCGCCGGTGCGGGGGTTGCGCGCCTGCCGGGGCCGCCGGCTCTTGACCTTGAAACTGCCGAACCCC is a window encoding:
- a CDS encoding PilZ domain-containing protein, with product MSDAQQNRRKGQRVDAKLNLEVSIPRGDGSHVPARMETLNISSSGVYFRSDHYIEPMTKLNMVLDLPVDPQRPEATGIAHCEGIVVRVLPESVGSDAAPYEVAVFFTQIDEPGLHHLQQHINMLLAVG
- a CDS encoding flagellar basal body L-ring protein FlgH, whose translation is MMVSTRFRILFMALALGAMAAATSRASGPLIDLESGRSLVSNAKACRVGDIVTILIVEESSANATAKTDANNKSEVSGGPGLGFLDVLTDWGLNTENKFTGDGRTQRTGNLQAEITVRIVEVLHNGDYQLAGTRMVDINGERQLIEISGSCRARDIQPDNTIYSTYIADARIAYNGTGPVNASSEPGVITKLVNWLF
- a CDS encoding flagellar basal body P-ring protein FlgI; this encodes MNLRRITSPTRLALLAAALLSAAPAAASRIKDLATVAGTDREPLLGYGLVVGLTGTGDGQSAAFTVNSLTSLLERLDVTVDPAMVKLKNVAAVLITAQAEPGVAPGSRIDATVSSLGDCSSLEGGMLIMSPLKGADGLVYAVAQGPVSIGGFNVSGGANNSVRKNHATVGLIAGGAKLERRLPGAFIEAGAMSWLLHNPDFTTCQRVADAINGVFGAGAARALDAQRVEVMVPESFLERPVDFIARMGELPAESDQAARVVINERTGTIIVGQGVQLREAAVAHGNLKVVIRTTYDVSQPNSFNESGETVVTPNVTADVQEKEAAVLHVPATGTVQDVVGVLNEAGASPRDIIAILQALRQAGALQAELLVM
- the flgA gene encoding flagellar basal body P-ring formation chaperone FlgA, with the translated sequence MKRSARAPILLLLVALAAPPTARAWVLELREVWSTDGAVVRLGDVATGELPADAAALVLAADVAPGGTLTVDRGAVLRRLVTERLATGVVCRGPEHCIVTFAATRLEPARIESALRGALASWLPPAAPGGPPTTLEIAGDLPSPALDGEWSLALIEPRPLLAGRNLVRVRLDAGRGAARFTATVICHLHGEIARARVDLQPGQIPDGDRVAWEWCDLAGLRGGELVGRAAAAGMTCVAPVAAGAILRQAAVRRTPLITAGQRVELVLDRGGVSVTTMAVAREDGAGGEQISVRNELDGRLVRARVEGPGRVAWNR
- a CDS encoding HU family DNA-binding protein, which codes for MTKAELVELIAQRTGVSKKDTGIVVNLILENIGGALTRGDKVELRGFGSFKVKSRRPRQARNPRTGDAVAVPPKQVPYFKASNELKSRLNGGTGDE
- a CDS encoding flagellar hook-basal body protein — protein: MLKGLRSAETAMNIQLTRTNVLANNLANVNATGFKQVLTQIVEQMRQESDGGAATTDAAMPDAAAAAEGAAPAAAAGRGRSIRDLVLDVRAPVDMSQGTLRETGRPTDLAFQDEGLFRVVRDGQEYFTRNGAFALDAQRRLSTPDGALVQGEGGPLEIPEGELSVGADGGVRVGGVEVGRLSVVAFDDPGRLHHVGGSLLAAPAGVTAKPLAADKVRLVQGMLEESNANPIDTMVAMIAAQRAFEMDAKVLQESDRTLDKAVNQLSRTA
- the flgG gene encoding flagellar basal-body rod protein FlgG, encoding MLRAMTSAASGMKAQQTNIDTISNNLANVNTAGYKKSHAEFQDLLYEQIVPTGRGSGDASPTRVEVGHGVKLVGTNRVYSQGLITQTENPLDMMIEGDGFFKVSLPDGTVGYTRDGSFKLDADRNLVTAAGYRIEPPIQIPLDATDISIARDGTVSVLLAGDSSTVQDVAQIELAKFANPAGLTNRGGNVLLPSPNSGQPLVSQAGQDGLGEIASGFLEMSNVETVEELVKMITAQRAYELNSKTITVADDMMQTVNQLKR